In the genome of Bacillales bacterium, the window TGTTGAAACGTACCAAGGAAATGAGGCGCGCCTGGCGGCGTCCCTTGAACGTTGTACAGTCGTTGTCGATGCCATGCTCGGCACGGGGGTCAAAGGGGGCGTGCGCCCGCCTTACAAAGAAATCATTCAGCGGCTGAATGAGGCGAGAGCTCTAACGATTGCTGTCGACGTTCCGAGCGGTGTGCCGTCCGACGGCGAGCGGATCGAGGGTGAAGCGGTGAAAGCCGACTGGACGCTCACGCTCCAATGCCCGAAGACGAGCGCTTTCGTCTATCCGCATGCCTCTTACTACGGCGAATGCGAGACGCTCAACATCGGCATTCCGCAGAAAGTCGTCCGCGCCATTGCGCCCGCCCGGCAGCTGTGGTCGGCTGACGCCTTCCGCCGGCATTTCCCGAAGCGCGCCGCCGATGCCCACAAGGGCAGCCACGGCAAGGGGCTCATCATCGCCGGCTCGCGGGAAATGCCTGGCGCCGCAGCCATGACCGGCGCGGCCGCCCTGCGCGGCGGCGGCGGGCTCGTCACCCTCGCCGTCCCCGCCGCCATTCAGCCGACCGTCGCTTCGCTCCTGCCGGAGGCGACCTACCGGCCGTGCGCATCCGCCGACGGCGCCTTCAGCGGCGAATGGCCGCTGGAAGCCGCCTATGACGCGGTCGCCGCTGGGCCGGGCATCGGTCGCGGCGACGGAGCCGCGAAGCTCGTCGCGGCGCTGCTTCGCGAATGCGAAGCGCCGCTCGTGCTTGACGCGGATGCGCTGTATCCGCTGGATCGGCTGAAGGCGGAGCTGAAGGCGCGGCCGGCGCCGACGGTGTTGACGCCGCATCCGGGAGAAATGGCGCGGCTTACGGGGACCTCGGTAGAGGCTGTGCAAAGCTCGCGATTCCAGTCGGCGCGTGAATTCGCGCGGACGTACGGGGTGTGGCTTGTTTTGAAAGGCCCGTATACGATTGTTTCCGCTCCGGATGGAATGCAGTTTGTGAACCCGACGGGAAACGCGGCTCTTGCCAAAGGGGGGACGGGAGACGTGTTGACCGGACTGATTTTCGCTTTTATTATGCAGCATCCACAAATCCAACCTGCCGTAAGCAACGCTGTTTACTTGCACGGCCAAGCCGCAGACGATCTTGTGGCAAACGGCACGGCGCCGGCGAGTGTGTTGGCTACGGATTTGATCGAACAGTTTGGAGCGTCACTCGGCCGCTTGCTGGCGCACGAAACCCCCGTGCCAACACCTGCACAAATTTTATAAAATCCGGTTACGATTTCGTAGAATAGACGCCCTCCTTTGTCACGATTCGAGACAAAGGAGCTGAACACATGAAGAAGACCTTTTCGCTTCTGATGACGGGGATTTTGTTGATCATGGCGCTGGCTGCCTGCGGACAGAAAAGCCAGGAGGACGTGACCGATTCCTTGCGGAAGAAGCTTGACCATTTAAAGAGTTATAAAGCGGAGGCGACCATGAAGTTGTACGCCGGTGAGAAACCGAGTACGTACGATGTCGAGATTTGGTATGAAAAGCCGGATCACTACCGCATTTACTTGAAAAACAAAAAACAGCATTTGAGTCAAATGATTTTGAAAAACGACGAAGGCGTATTCGTGCTCACTCCGCAGCTGAACAAAAGCTACCGATTTCAGAGCGAATGGCCGGAGAACGGCAGCCAATGGTACTTGTATGAATCGCTCGTCAGGGATATCTTGAACGATCCCGAGCCGTCTTTTGAACGCGCCGACGGAACTTACGTATTCACAACGAAAACAAACTACAAACACAGCGATTTGCAGAAACAAAAAATCTCCTTGACGCAAAAGGATTTAAAGCCGGTGCGCGTGAAAATCATGGACCCGAACGAAAAAGTCGTCGTTGATATGAAATTCAACAATGTAAAATTTAATACCGAATTTGACGACGGCGCGTTTGATTTAAAAAGGAACATGACGAGCGCAAAGCTCGAGGTGCCGGCCATGGCGGGCGAACAGAAGAAGGAAACAGCGATGACCGTGTATTATCCGGAAAATTTGCCTGATAAAACGAAACTTTCGGCAACGCGGGTCAATACGGACGACGGCAAGAAGTATGTGTTCGAGTATTCGGGCGATCATCCGTTCACATTAATTGAAGAGCCGAGCCAGGCATGGACGGAAGCCGTTGAACCGGCAACGGCTCAAGGAACCCCGGTCAACCTTGGGTTTGCGATTGGACACATGACGGATCATTCCATTGAATGGACGTATGACGGTACGGACTTCTTCCTGGCTTCGAAAGAGTTGAGCAAGAGGCAAATGATCGATCTCGCCCGTTCGGTCATGGCCAGACAAGCAAAATGACGCACCTGCTCAGGAACGGACTCCCGAACCTGGGCTTTTTTTTATCATTGACATCGGGAATGCCAAACGCCAATAATGAAAGCAATGAGACCGGATGGAGGGACAACTTTGAAAGCGATAGGGCATTCCCGCGGCACGCGGGCAGTCATTGATCTTGATGCTATCGCGGCCAATTTGAAAAATTTCCAGCGGCATCTCGGCGCGGAAACCGAAATCATGGCAGTTGTAAAAGCTGACGGCTACGGGCACGGAGCGATACAAGTGGCCCGCACGGCGCTTGAAGAAGGAGCCGCCTGGATCGGGGTGGCTTTGCTCGATGAGGCGCTTGAACTTCGCCGCGCCGGCATCGATGCGCCGATTCTCGTGTTTGGCTGGACGCATCCGCACGATGTTCGGCGAGCAGCCGAAAACGACATTGCCGTCACGGTTTTTCAGGAGGGCTGGGTCCGTGATGCAGCGAAAATTTTACAAAAAACCGAGCGGTCGTTGACCATTCATCTGAAGCTGGATACGGGAATGGGCCGTTACGGAGCCAAAGGCGAACAAGAACTGACTCGTCTGTGCAACGAGATCGAGTCGGAACCTTTGATGCATTTACAAGGCGTTTACACCCACTTTGCGACGGCGGACGAGCTGGACTCCGCTTATTTTGACAAGCAGTACCGGTGTTTCTTGTCCATGTTGGACGTGCTTGCCGCACGCGGCGCGAAACCGGACGTCATTCATTGCGGCAACAGCGCGGCTGCGCTGCAATACCCCGATAAAGCCTTTAATCTTGTCAGACTCGGCATTTCCATGTACGGACTCGTACCGTCCGAACAATTGGC includes:
- a CDS encoding outer membrane lipoprotein carrier protein LolA — protein: MKKTFSLLMTGILLIMALAACGQKSQEDVTDSLRKKLDHLKSYKAEATMKLYAGEKPSTYDVEIWYEKPDHYRIYLKNKKQHLSQMILKNDEGVFVLTPQLNKSYRFQSEWPENGSQWYLYESLVRDILNDPEPSFERADGTYVFTTKTNYKHSDLQKQKISLTQKDLKPVRVKIMDPNEKVVVDMKFNNVKFNTEFDDGAFDLKRNMTSAKLEVPAMAGEQKKETAMTVYYPENLPDKTKLSATRVNTDDGKKYVFEYSGDHPFTLIEEPSQAWTEAVEPATAQGTPVNLGFAIGHMTDHSIEWTYDGTDFFLASKELSKRQMIDLARSVMARQAK
- a CDS encoding NAD(P)H-hydrate dehydratase encodes the protein MHVVTGEEMHRIDRETVQKIGLSGETLMESAGRAAAGKLMGRIGKKEKIVVLAGTGNNGGDGFVIGRVLLEAGYDAEVWLIPPRKKIKGDARKHLAIYEAAGFHVETYQGNEARLAASLERCTVVVDAMLGTGVKGGVRPPYKEIIQRLNEARALTIAVDVPSGVPSDGERIEGEAVKADWTLTLQCPKTSAFVYPHASYYGECETLNIGIPQKVVRAIAPARQLWSADAFRRHFPKRAADAHKGSHGKGLIIAGSREMPGAAAMTGAAALRGGGGLVTLAVPAAIQPTVASLLPEATYRPCASADGAFSGEWPLEAAYDAVAAGPGIGRGDGAAKLVAALLRECEAPLVLDADALYPLDRLKAELKARPAPTVLTPHPGEMARLTGTSVEAVQSSRFQSAREFARTYGVWLVLKGPYTIVSAPDGMQFVNPTGNAALAKGGTGDVLTGLIFAFIMQHPQIQPAVSNAVYLHGQAADDLVANGTAPASVLATDLIEQFGASLGRLLAHETPVPTPAQIL
- the alr gene encoding alanine racemase, whose product is MGHSRGTRAVIDLDAIAANLKNFQRHLGAETEIMAVVKADGYGHGAIQVARTALEEGAAWIGVALLDEALELRRAGIDAPILVFGWTHPHDVRRAAENDIAVTVFQEGWVRDAAKILQKTERSLTIHLKLDTGMGRYGAKGEQELTRLCNEIESEPLMHLQGVYTHFATADELDSAYFDKQYRCFLSMLDVLAARGAKPDVIHCGNSAAALQYPDKAFNLVRLGISMYGLVPSEQLAPVLPFPLQEAFALKSELVHVKSLEAGEAVSYGATYVADEPQWIGTVPIGYADGWLRKISNGGFVLVEGIRAPIVGRICMDAFMVRLPKKMPIGTEVVLIGKQGEKAITVADLARQLDTITYEIPCMISERVPRFFKKN